The window GACGTGGTCCTGAGCGGCAACGACGGCGGGATCGACCGCTCGACTGACGGCGGTGCCTCGTGGACGCCGGTCAACGGGCTAGCGATCACGCACTTCTACGAGATCGGCCTCGACGCGCAGAACCCCGAGCGGCTCTACGGCGGGACGCAGGACAACAGCACCAACCGCACCCTCACCGGCGCCCTCGACGACTGGGACGTGATCTACTTCGGCGACGGCTTCTACACGATTGTCGACCCGACCGACGCCGACGTGATCTACGCAGAGTCGCAGTTCGGCGGGCTCGGCAAGTCCACCGACGGCGGGTTCAGCTTCAACGATGCCACGAGCGGGATCGACTTCAACGAGCCGCGCAACTGGTCGACGCCGGTCATCATGGACCCGAATGACAACCTGACGCTCTACTACGGCACGAACTACGTCTACCGCACTGTGAACGGCGCGGACTCCTGGACCAAAATCTCGCCGCAGCTAGCCGGAAACCAGCCGCGCATCAACACCATCTCGACGATCGGCGTCTCCCCCGCCGACTCGGACGTCGTCTGGGCCGGCACCGCCGACGGCAAGCTCTGGGTCACGACGGACGGCGACGACACCTGGGTGGAGGTCACGCAGCCGAACCTCCCCGAGCGCTGGGTGACGCGCGTCATCCCCGATCCGCTCTTGCCCGAGACGGCCTACGCGACGTTCTCCGGGCTGAAGTGGTACGAGCCCGTCCCCCACGTCTTCCGCACCGACGACGCCGGGCAGACCTGGACCGACATCTCCGGCACCCTCCCCGACGCGCCCGTCAACGCCCTCGCTGTCGACCCGGTGGACACCGACGTGCTCTACGTCGGCTCGGACGTGGGTGCGTTCGTCTCGCTCGACCGGGGCGCGACCTGGGGCGCGCTCGGGACCGGGCTCCCGGCCGTCTCGGTCTACGACCTCAAGGTCCACCCGACCGAGCGCTTCCTCGCCGCCGGCACCCACGGCCGCTCGATGTGGCGGCTCGACCTGTCGAACGTCACCGTCGCCACCGAAGAGGAAGCCGGGCCGCTCGGCTTCGCGCTCGGCGCGGCCTACCCCAACCCGTTCGCCGAGTCGACGACGCTCAGCTACCGGCTCGACGCGGCGGCACAGGTGACGGTCGAGGTCTTCGACGTGCGGGGCCGCCGCGTGGCGACGCTCGCAGACGCCGAGCAGGCCGCAGGCGAGCACCGGGTGACGTGGGACGCCGCGGGCGCGGCGACGGGGACCTACCTCGTCCGGCTGAGCGCGGACGGGCAGCAGCAGACCCAGTCGGTCACGCTCGCGCGTTGAGGACGGAACGGACGGGACGAGGCGAGGGTGTCAGCAAGCGCCCTCCCCTCGCTCTCCCGTCCATGTCCGACCTAGCTCCGCCTGACGCCCACGACGACGCCCTCTACGGGCGCGACGGGACCGAGCGGATCGTCGGGCTGCACCCTGTCGCGGGGAGTGACGGGACGGAGCAGATGCGGATCTACCGCCGGACCGGCCCGACGACGGTCGAGCACAGCGATGAGGCGTTCTACCCGTTCTTCTTCCTCGCCGACGCCGAGCTCCTGCGCGGCTTCCCGCGCGAGCGCTTCCGGTTCCAGGAGCTAGGCGGCGAGGGCTACTTCCGCTGGCTCGTCGTCTTCCCGAGCCGGGGCGCGTACTGGGACGCCGTGCGCCACGTCGAGCAGGTGACCGAGACGCAGGCCCGGCGGCCCGACGAGATCTACTTCCCCGGCCCGCCCGAGCAGCAGTACCTCATGCAGACCGGGCGGACGCTCTTCAAGGGGATGCCCTTCGAAGACCTCCACCGGCTCCAGCTCGACATCGAGACCTACGCCAGCGCCGGCGGCTTCCCCGACGCCGAGCGCGAGGGCGACGCCGTCATCATCGTCTCGCTCTCCGACAACCGGGGCTGGACCCGCCTCCTCGACGCCCGCGCGCTCCCCGAGAAGACGCTCCTGCAGGAGGTCGTCCGCCTCGTCCAGGAGAAAGACCCTGACGTGATCGAAGGCCACAACGCCTACGCCTTCGATTTCCCCTACCTGATGACGCGGTGCGACCGGTGGGGCGTGCCCTTTGCGATTGGCCGTGACCGCTCGGTGCCGCGCACGTTCCCCTCGTCGATGCGGTTTGCCGAGCGGAGCATCGACTTCCCGGCGCTCGACATCGCCGGGCGGCATGTGATCGACACCTACTTCCAGGTGATGAGCTACGACGTGTTCAAGCGCGACCTCCCGGCCTACGGGCTGAAGGCAGCGGCCAAGTATTTCGGCTTCGCGCCCGAGGACCGGACCTACGTCGCGGGCGCGGACATCCCGAAGGTCTGGGACGAGGACCCGGAGCGGCTGCTCGCCTATGCGCTTGACGACGTGATCGAGACCGAGCGCCTGAGCCGGCACCTCTCGGGGAGCACGTTCTACCTCACGCAGATGGTCCCGATGCCCTACGACCAGTGCGCGCGCACCGGCCCGGCGGCCAAGATCGAGGCGCTCTTCGTCCGCGAGTATCTGCGCGAGCGGCAGGCGCTCCCGAAGGCCGAGTGGGGCAGCCAGACCGTCGGCGGCTACACCGACGTGTTCGTCACCGGCGTCGTCGGGCCCGTCGTCTATGCCGACGTCGAGAGCCTGTACCCGTCGATCATGCTCGGGTGGGACGTGCAGCCCTCAGGCGACACGCTCGGCCTCTTCCCGGACCTCCTGCGCCGCCTTACCGGCCTCCGCTTCGAGACGAAGACCCTCATGCGCGAGGCGGAGAGTGAGGACGAGCGCGGCGAACTTGATGCTCGACAGACAGCATACAAAAATATAATTAATAGTTTTTATGGTAATATGGGCTTTGGTATGGCTATATTTAATGACTTCGCCGAGGCTGACCGCGTGGCGAGCGTTGGGCAGGACCTGCTGCGCCGGATCATCCGGCTCATACGCGAGCGCGGCGGCCTCGTGATCGAGGTCGACACCGACGGCGTGCTCTTCGTCCCGCCCCCGGCAGTGCGCGGCGACGCCGAAGAGCGGGCGTTCGTCGAGGCGCTGAATGCCGAGATGCCGGAGGGCATACGCATCGGGTTCGACGGGCGCTTCCAGAAGATGCTGTCGTACAAAAAGAAGAACTACGCTCTCCTCCGCTACGACGGCACGCTCAAGTTCAAAGGCTCGTCGCTGGTGTCGCGCTCGTCGGAGCGCTTCGGGCGGCGCTTTCTCCGCGAGGCGATCCCGCTCCTGCTCGACGAGGACATCCAGGGCCTCCACGACCTCTACCTCCGCGTCCGCGACCAGGTCGTCAGCCATCGCTGGGAAGGGGTCGAGAGCTTCCAGCGGACGGAGTCGCTGAAGGAAACGGTCGAGCAGTACCTGGCCGACGTGGCCGAGGGCAAGCGCACGCGGGCGGCGGCATACGAGCTGGCGATCCGCCGCGCCGAGGCGACTGGCCAGCCCGTCACGAAGGGCGACCGGATCAGCTACTACCTCACCGGTGCCGAGGCGAACGTGAGAGCCTTCGAGCACGCCCGCCTCGCCGAAGCCTGGGACCCCGCCGCCCCCGACGAGAACACAGCCTACTATCTCAAGCGTCTCGACGAGTTCGCCGCCAAGTTCACCCCGTTCTTCGGGAGCGACCACGACTTCCGCCTCGTCTTCTCTCCCGAGGACCTGTTTGGCTTCGACCCCACCGGCATCGCGCTCCAGCGCACCGAGCGTGCCCCGGAGGAAGTGGAGGACGATGTGCCGTTCTAAACGTAGGAGATGTAAGGAGATGTTCGGCGTGGAGGGCCAGGAGGGAAAGAAGGGGTGGAGCGAAGCGTGGCGGCCCCGGTAACTTGTCCAGCTTTTCTTGACTCTGCCCTCTCGCCCCATGCCCATCTCCTCCCGCACCGACCTCATCGTCTCCGGGGCTGCGATCTTCATCAGCCTCTGCACCCTCGTCGTGCTGCTCTACGAGGCACGGATCACGCGCGAGCAGCAGCGGGCGGCCGTGTGGCCCTACGTCGAGATCGGCCTGGGTTTCGGCAACGGCGGGTTCGTGGTCCGCACGGCGAACCAGGGGGTCGGCCCGGCGCGCATCCGCGCGATGGAAGTCCGCGTGGGTGGGGAGCCCGTGCGGACGTGGCAGGAGATGCTCGCCGCGCTCGGCTTTACATCGACCGACTTCACGGCCGACCGGACGAACGGGCGCGTGCTCCCCGGCCAGTCGTCGATCGCCAGCTTCGGGGCCCAGGTCGCAGAACCTACTGGTCCTTTCCAAGAGGCCTACCTCCAGGGCGAGCGGCTGGTGTTCGAGGTATGCTACTGTTCGGTCTACGACGACTGCTGGCGCGTGCAGGCCCGGGGGCTGGAGGAGACGCGCGAGGAGGTCACCGCTTGCACGCCTGACTCCGACGCAGACTTCCAGCGCTAAGACCCTGCGCTCAACTTTCAGTTTTTTCTGTAAATATCAGTCGAAGAGAATAACATCCCCTTCCTTCCCGCCGTTGGAGCGGCTGTAGTTGCATCACCTCTCTCCACTCAACCTTTCCGTCCCATGTCTGCTTTTCACCGTTTTACCCCGTTCGTCGCGCTCGTCGCGCTGCTCTTCAGCGCCCCCGCTGCGACCGCCCAGCACGACGCAATGTCCGCCGACCAGGCGAAGCCTTCGCTCGTCGAAGTGGTCGTCAGCACCGACGCCTTGAGCACGCTCGAGACCGCCGTCAAGGAGGCCGGCCTCGTCGAAGCTCTCAGCGGCGAAGGCCCGTTCACCGTCTTCGCCCCGACCGATGACGCGTTCGGTGCCCTCCCCGAAGGCACGGTCGCTGGCCTCCTCGAAGAGGAAAGCAAGGAGACGCTCAAGGGCATCCTCACCTACCACGTCGTCGCCGGCAAGCTGAACGCGGCGGACCTCAGCGACGGGCAGGTGCTAGAAACGCTCGCCGGCAAGTCGCTCACCGTCTCGGTCAAGGACGGCGCGGTGATGGTCGGCGGCGCGACGGTCGTTGCTGCCGACGTGGCTGCTGCGAACGGCGTCGCCCACGTCATCGACGGCGTGCTCCTGCCGCCCGCCGAAGAACAGGGCAGCGCGTCGTACTAGACGCTCGCAGGACTCCGAGTCCAGAGGGGCGGTACCTTCGCGGTGCCGCCCTTCTTCGTTGTGGGCGTCCGGTGCTAGGTCCTGACGGCGTACACCTCCTAGCGCGGCGGGAGCACGTCCACGGCGTCGGCCCGCGCCCGCGCCAGGCTGCCGAAGAGGCCGAGGCCGTGCTCGACGTTGGAGAGGACGCGCTGGATCTCGCCGGGCGAGAGCGTGGTCGGGTTGAACTGCGCGTTGCGGGAGCGGAGGAAGTCGTAGAGCGCGTCGTCGAGGGCGTTGACGGTGAAGACGTTGGGGCCGAAGTAGTTGATCGCGAACCACGGCACCCGGAGGCGCAGCGTCCCGTCGGCGTTGCGGGCGTAGTTGGCCTCGTTGAGAATCGGCGAGGAGGTCGAGGTGAGATTCTCGGCGTCGAGGTCGCCGTCCTCGACGAAGGCGGCGGCGAGCGGCGTGAGCGGGTAGCGCTCCGGCTCCAGCGCCCGGATGTTGAAGACGAAAATGGCCTGCCGCCCCGGCGCGTCGCTGCTCGTCACGTCGAGGGCCGGCGACGGGGCGTCGATGTCGTAGGAGATGGCAGGCGGCGGCTGCGCCTCGATGCGGAACGTGTCCGGCACGGTCGTCTCCGCCCGGACGAGCGTGCCCGGCGGCACGAGGCCGCGCTCGCCCGGCACCTCCACTTCGAGCCGGTAGCGGCGGCCCGCCTGCACCACCGGCTTCGGCCGCAACTCCGGCACGTAGACCCCCGGCCCGCCGTTGGTACCGGTCCCGCCCACGTCCTCCACGAACCGGACGGTCTGCTCGCTTTCTCCGCTCGCCGAGAGCAGCACGACCCGCACCGTGGCTCCGCTGAGCGCTTGGCGCTCAAACGCGTAGACCTCGCCGATGGGCGCGCTCTCGGACAGGCGGACCGACGTCATCGGTTCCTCGGCGATGAGCACGCCCTCCACCACGACGTCGGGGCGGAAGTCTTCTTCGGCGAGGTCGCACCCGGCGGTGAAGCCGAGCGCGAGCAGGAGCAGAGCAGATCGCATCGCAGGCATGGGGTCCAGTGCGCTAAAAGTCGACGGTCAGGGAGACGTTGGGCAGGAAGGGCAGCATCCGCACTGGTGCCGCGACGGGGTTGTCGTCCAGGTCGATCTGGTTGAACCAGACGTTGCGGCGCGAATAGACGTTGACGCCCTGCATCCGAAACTCGTAGTCGCCCAGGCCGAAGAGGCGGCCGGTCTTGGTGAACCCGATGTCGGCGCGGTGATAGGCCGGCAGCCGGGCGCGGTTGAGGCCGGAGGTGACGACGGCGTCCCCGTCCACACTACCGATCGGCGGGTCGATGCTGTAGCTGCCGACGGGCTCGCTGTACGCCTGGCCGGTGGCGTAGACGAAGGACCCGGTGAGCGTCCACCCGCGCCCGAGTTCGAGGCCCGCGACGACCGCGAGGTCGTGCCGCCGGTCGTGCTTCGGCGAGAAGAACTGCGGCTCCGCCGTCACCGGATGGGGGTTGACCGCCTGGCCGTCGGCCCCGACGAACTTGCGCTGCGTGAGCGCGAGCGTGTAGGCCACGAAGCCGTGGACGCGCCCGCGTGGGCGCTCGACGAACAGTTCCACGCCCGTCGCGTAGCCCTCGCCGAAGCGGAAGATGTCCGGGTAGTCGAACCCCGACACGTCGGGCAGCGTCGGGTCGATCTCGAAGAGGTCGCGGAGCGTGCGGACGTAGCCCTCCACATCGACCCCGAGGTTGGGAAGCGGACGCGTCTTGAGACCGAGGATGAACTGGTCGCCGTAGGAGGGCGGCACGCCCTCGGCGGTCGTGGTCCAGACGTCGAAGCCGGAGAAGGCCTCGTTCGAGACGAGGGTGAGAAACTGGTAGTAGCGCCCGTAGGCCGCCTGCGCTAGCACGCGCTCGCCCAGCCGCTGGTCGGCCTGGAGGCGCGGCTCGAAGCGGAGGTAGTCGCCTGACGAGAAGTAGTTCGCCCGGAGGCCGCCGGTGAGCGTCAGCGAGGCCGTCGGGCGGAGCGTAGTCTGGAGGTAACCCGAGGCGTAGGTGCTTTCGAGGCGCGAGTCGAGCGTTTCGCGCCCGTCGAAGACGTCGCTCAGGCGGAGGCGGAGGTGGCCGCCCCAGAACCCGCCCTTGAGTTCCAGGCCCCGGCTCGCGAGCCATTCCACGTCGGCCTTCGCCGAGTAGTCGTCGATGGTGTTGCGGCGCTCGAAGGTGACGCCCGCGACCTCAGCTTTGGGGAAGTTGACGTAGCGCGAGCCCGTCAGCCGGAGCGTGGCGAAGATGCGGTCCGAGAGGATGCGGGTGTAGCGGGCGCTGCCGGTCTGGTTGCCGTAGCGGAGGTCGAAGCGGGCGTCCTCGGCGTAGGGAAAGTCGACGTCGTCAGTCCCGGCGTAGAACGCGAGCGAGAAGCGGTCGTTGGGCGAGGCGTCGAGGCTCAGTTTGCCGTTGAGGTCGTAGAAGTAGAACCCCTCGGGGATGAACGGCTCGCGCTCGCGGAGCGCGGCTAGGAGCGGCTCCAGCGTCGAGCGCCGGGCCGCGAGGAACCACGAGCCGCGCATGCCGCCGAGGCGGACCGGCCCCTCCGCGTTCACGCGCGCGGCGAGCAGGCCGACGCTCGCCTTGCCGGCGAGCCGGTTGCGGTTGCCGTCGCGGTTGCTGACGTCGACGACCGAGCCGAGCCGCCCGCCGTACTCGGCCGGGTAGCCGCCCTTGTAGACCTGCACGTCTTTGATGGCGTCCGTGTTGAACGTCGAGAAGAAGCCGAAGAAGTGGGTGGGGTTGTAGACCGTCGTGCCGTCGAGCAGGATGAGGGTCTGGTCCGGCGAGCCGCCGCGGATGTAGAGCTTGGAGGAGAAGTCGCTCGCGGCCTTGACGCCGGGCAGGAACTGGAGCGCCCGGAAGAGGTCGTTCTCGACAGCCGACGGGATCTGCTGGACGAGCTGCATCGGGACGCGCTGCAAGCCGACGGCCTTCGTCTCCTCCAGCGGGCCTTCGCTCTCGACGACGACCTCGCCGCCTTCGAGCGTCTCCGGGCGCAGCGCCAGGTCCAGCCGGCGGTGCTCGTCCGGCCCGAGCGTGAGCGTCCGCCGCTCCGGCGCGTAGCCGAGGTACGAGACGATGAGCGTCACCTCGCCGGCCGGCACGCCCGCCAGCACGTAGAACCCCTGGCTGTTGGTCGTCGTCCCGATCCCGGCGTCGGCGGCGAAGACGGTCGCCTGAATCAGTGTTTCGCCTGTCGTAGCGTCGCGCACCGTACCGCTGACCGACGCACTCGGCTCCGGCAGCCCCTGTGCCGCCGAAGCGTGCGAGGCGAGCAGCAGTACGGTGGCGAGAACAGAGCGCGGCACGAGAGCGAGAGCGAGAGGAGTGGGCGTGCACAGACGGATGGACACAAACCATTCCTGCCCCTTCCAGTCCGGGCGCACGTCTTCCCTCGTTTCACCTGGGCCGGCCTATTGTCTGTGCTGGCCTGTCTGTGCTGTACGCCTGGCGTGCGTTCAGCCCTCTGTCTCGTACTGATCTGGAAACGGCAGGGTGCCCGACCGGCCGCAGCGGCTGTCTGCGTCGCTGCAGGGGCGGATGGCCAGCGGAGCGTCCCGCAGGCCCAGAGAGATCAAGCGCTACCGCACGAGCGTGAGCCGGCGTGCGAGCGCGGTCCCGTTCTCCGTCACCAAGCGCGCGACGTAGGCCCCGCTCGGCAGCCTGTGCCCGTCGAGCACAGCCTGGTGCCGGCCGGCTTCCACCCGTCCGTCGAGGAGGCGTGCGACTTCGCGCCCGAGCACGTCGTAGACCACAAGTTCTACGTGCTGCGCCTCCGCCACGTCGAAGCCCAGGACAGTCTGCGACGAGAACGGGTTCGGGTACCCTGCATGCAGCAAGTTCTTCGCTGGCAGGGACGAACTGGAGGCTGCTCCGGCCTCGGTGTCCGGCCAGGTGCCTACGTCACTCACGGTCCAGTCGGCCTCCCAACCGGCCGCCGAAACCGCACGGCCGGCGGCCGTCACCGTGATCGTGAACGTCTGCGCGTCTACGGCTGTCATGCTACTGAACCGGCCGACGCTGATCGTGTAGAGGTACTCGCCCGGCCGCGCGTTGCCAGGGACGTTCTGCGTGTACCCGTTCGAGATCGAACTCGTGGCCTGGATCGTGCCGGAGATGACGACGCCCTGGGCCACGACCGCACCGCCTCGGCGCGCGACGAAGTAGAGGTCGCCGGTCTGGGCGTTGCCGGTGTTGTTGTCGACGGTGTAGCTGAAGACGATCGAGCCGCCGGGTGCCACGGTCGTCTGGCTCACCGACGCCGTTAGGTCCACTGGCGGGATCCCCGGAACCTCGACGAGCAGGTAGACCCCGCTACGGACGCACGCGCTGGGATCGCCGTCGGGAAACGGGGCGCAGTCCGGGTCGTCGGTCGCGTCGTAGAGCCCGGTGTCGAGCGAAGAGCCGGAGCGGAGGTCGACGACCACATCGGGATCCTCGAGCTGGTCCACGAAGCTGTAGCTCCACTCGGCGACGAGGTCCGCCGGGTCCCACGAGAGGACGACGGGGCTGCCCCCAACGCTGGGCGCGTAGAGCAGCCGGAAGGCGTACTGCTGGCCCTCGCCGACCGGTGCCCGGAGGTCGGTGTAGTACCCCGTCGGGACGCCGCCGTTCTGGCCCTGGATGCGCACGTCGAAGGCCCCCGCCGGCGGCGGTGGCGGGGCGAGGACGTCGAGGCTGGGGTCGAAGTCGTCCGACGCGGCCTCGTCGGCCCCCGCGGTCAGAGACCGGGCGGCGTTGCCGTCGGTGGCGAGCAGGTCCAGGGTAAAGCTGGTGCTCTGCCCGTAGGCTGCCGGCGCAGCGATCAGCAAGACGATCAGGTACAGGTTGGAGAGGCGCATTACAGGTTCCTAACGTGTTTTATCGGAATCAATTATTGCCTACCCTTTCGCACTAATTGACGATGGTGAGACGCCCGGTTCCGACGGCCGTACCGGACGGCATCGTGGCCGTGACCCGGTAGAGGTAGGCCCCGGCCGGGAGGCGCGCCGTGTCGAGATCGACCGCGTGGTCGAGGCCGGAAGGAAGCTCCAGGCTGCTGAGTTCGAGCGCCCGGCGGCCGAGCACGTCGAACACCTCGACCGCGACCTCAGCCGTCTCGGGCAGGTCGAGCACGAGGCTCGTCGCGCCGGCCGTCGGGTTGGGGTAGGTGCCGCGCAGCGCGAAGGCCTCGGGAAGCACCGACCCGCCCTCGGCGTCGACCGCGGCCGGCTCGGACCAGACGACGAACGCACCGGCGGCGAGCTCGGGATGGTCCGCCGTGCTGACACTTGCGGCCGTGCGCATGTCGAGCGCGAAGTCCGGGCTGGACCCGGCGTCACTCGCAAGCGTGAACCGGCCGAGACCGTCGAGCGCCGCCGGGTCCCACGAGAGCACGATGGCGTCGCTGCCGGCGGCCGGCGCGTAGACGAGCGCGAAGACCTTGTCCATGCCTACCTCGAAGCGGCGCACGTCGTCGTAGTAGTCTGTCGGGGTGCCGTCGTCGGTGCCGCGCAGCCGGGCGTCGAAGGCACCGGTCGGGGCGGGCGGCGGGGCGAGGCGGTCGAACTCGACGTCGAAGTCGTCCGTCGCGGCCGGGTCGTGGCCGAGGACGAGAGCGCGGCTGCGGGTGCCGTCGCCGGCGGTGACGGTGAAGGCCGCGGCCGGCTCCGTCGTCCGGGCCGGCGTGCGGGACCCGGTGCCGGCGCAGTCGAGCGTGAGCGCACCCGCATCCTCGACGCGGACCCAGGTGCCCTCGCCCTGCCGCAGCGTGTCGGCCTCGACGTAGACCTCGTCGAACCGGAAGAACGTGCCGGGCAGGATGATGCCGCCGGGGTCCTGGATGGCCGACACCGGGAGGTCGCACGACGGGCCGGCGATGAGCTGCCACCCGGCCGCACCGAAGCTGAGGCCGACCTGCGGCTGCGCGATGCCTGTCACGGTGTAGGTCGCCGCTTGGTCGAAGAAGGCCCAGAAGCCCGCGCCCACGGCGAGCGTGTCCGCGACGGTGTAGCTCGCGCCGTCCCATGCGAACGGCGGCTGCGGGAGCGGCGGCGCACTGAAGACGGCCTGGTAGCTGGCGTCGGACGGCTCGTTCGGCAGTCCGAGTAGCTCCCAACCCGTCCCGACCGCAAGGTCGACGGCCGTCGTCCGGGCGTGGACGATCTGGAAGATGGTGGTGCAGGGGTCCTCGGTGGCGCATCCGGCGGTGAGGTCGTAGGACGAGACGGCGCGGAAGTCCACGGGACTCGTCGCGCCTGGCGCGAGGAGGAGCAGGCTCCCCTCGGCCGGCAGCGTCGCGCCGGACCAGTCGAGCACGACGGGGTACTCAGCCTGGAGCGCCCGGACGGTCGCGGTCCATGTGACCGTGTCGTTGTCCTCGGAGAGCGAGAGGCGGAAGTCGTCGAAGAGTTCGGTCCCGAGCACCGGCGGCAGGAAGCGCGCGTCGAAGGTCGGGTCGGGCGGACGCGGCGGCGCGAAGCGGTCGTAGTCCGCGTCGAAGGCGTCGGTCGCGTCGGGCGCAGTCCCGAACGCGAGCGCGATCGTCGCCCCACCGGCCGAGGCCGTGAACGGCACGCTGAAGTCCACTCCGCTCGCAACAGGGGTGACCTCCAGGGTCACGGCGAGCGTGGCGTCGGCGTAGCCCGCCTCGGCGGCGGTGACCGTCGCCGTGTAAGTGCCGGCCGCAAGGCCGTCAGCGCTAGCCGTGAACGAGGCCGGCGTGTCTACGGTCGCCGCCGCAGGCACAGTGAGCCAGGTCGGGGCGAGGCCGGTGGCGTCGTCCACAGCGGTGAGGGCAACGGGGCCGCTTGGGGCGGGACCGCTCGTGACGCTGAGCGTGGCGTCGTCCGAGGCGCTGCCGGTGCCTTCGTCGAGACTTAGCGAGAGGCTGGCCGGCGCAAACGCGAGGCCGGCCGCCGGGGTCGTCGCGCAGGCCACGTTCGAGTAGGCTGACGCGCCCGCCGGGTTCGTCGCCCGGACGCGGTAGCAGGACTCGGTCTCGGGGCTAAGGCCCGTGTCGCCGTAGGTCGTGGCGTCGGCCGCCTCGGTCGAGAGGAGCAAGAACGGGCCGCCCACGCTCGCGCCGCGCTCGACCTCGTAGGCACTCTCGTCGCTCGCGTTGTCGGTCCAGGCCAGGTCGATAGCCGTCGGCGAGACGGCCGTCGCGCCGAGACCAGTCGGGGCCACCGGCGGCGTCGCCTCGGCCGGCGTCGTCGCACAGGCAACGTTGGAATAGGCCGAGGCTCCGCTGGCGTTTGTGGCCCGGACCCGGTAGCAGTACTCGGTCTCCGCGCTCAGCCCGGTGTCGCCGTAGGCCGTCACGTCCGCTGCCTCCGTGGAGACGAGCGCGAACGGACCGCCGGCGCTCGCGCCGCGCTCGACCTCGTAGGCACTCTCGTCGCCCGCGTTGTCGGTCCAGGCAATGTCGATAGCCGTCGGCGAGACGGCCGTCGCGCCGAGGCCCGTCGGCGCGGCCGGCGGCGCAAGGTCGAGGACGAGGACGAGCGTGCGGTAGCCGAAGAAGTCGCGCGGGGTGTCCGGGGCCGCGCTGCTCCCGGC of the Bacteroidota bacterium genome contains:
- a CDS encoding T9SS type A sorting domain-containing protein, yielding MRLSNLYLIVLLIAAPAAYGQSTSFTLDLLATDGNAARSLTAGADEAASDDFDPSLDVLAPPPPPAGAFDVRIQGQNGGVPTGYYTDLRAPVGEGQQYAFRLLYAPSVGGSPVVLSWDPADLVAEWSYSFVDQLEDPDVVVDLRSGSSLDTGLYDATDDPDCAPFPDGDPSACVRSGVYLLVEVPGIPPVDLTASVSQTTVAPGGSIVFSYTVDNNTGNAQTGDLYFVARRGGAVVAQGVVISGTIQATSSISNGYTQNVPGNARPGEYLYTISVGRFSSMTAVDAQTFTITVTAAGRAVSAAGWEADWTVSDVGTWPDTEAGAASSSSLPAKNLLHAGYPNPFSSQTVLGFDVAEAQHVELVVYDVLGREVARLLDGRVEAGRHQAVLDGHRLPSGAYVARLVTENGTALARRLTLVR
- a CDS encoding T9SS type A sorting domain-containing protein; the encoded protein is MLFLLPHAAQAQLNAFDLALTIADADGNDETITMGMDPAATDGFDAAFDEELPPPPPGGAFDARIPGFGNGLKTDVRATNTQLQFTIFYRGKVTGGTEAGVTLTWDDAGLPDGALRLTDDPSGANETFGVDLDGAGSSAAPDTPRDFFGYRTLVLVLDLAPPAAPTGLGATAVSPTAIDIAWTDNAGDESAYEVERGASAGGPFALVSTEAADVTAYGDTGLSAETEYCYRVRATNASGASAYSNVACATTPAEATPPVAPTGLGATAVSPTAIDLAWTDNASDESAYEVERGASVGGPFLLLSTEAADATTYGDTGLSPETESCYRVRATNPAGASAYSNVACATTPAAGLAFAPASLSLSLDEGTGSASDDATLSVTSGPAPSGPVALTAVDDATGLAPTWLTVPAAATVDTPASFTASADGLAAGTYTATVTAAEAGYADATLAVTLEVTPVASGVDFSVPFTASAGGATIALAFGTAPDATDAFDADYDRFAPPRPPDPTFDARFLPPVLGTELFDDFRLSLSEDNDTVTWTATVRALQAEYPVVLDWSGATLPAEGSLLLLAPGATSPVDFRAVSSYDLTAGCATEDPCTTIFQIVHARTTAVDLAVGTGWELLGLPNEPSDASYQAVFSAPPLPQPPFAWDGASYTVADTLAVGAGFWAFFDQAATYTVTGIAQPQVGLSFGAAGWQLIAGPSCDLPVSAIQDPGGIILPGTFFRFDEVYVEADTLRQGEGTWVRVEDAGALTLDCAGTGSRTPARTTEPAAAFTVTAGDGTRSRALVLGHDPAATDDFDVEFDRLAPPPAPTGAFDARLRGTDDGTPTDYYDDVRRFEVGMDKVFALVYAPAAGSDAIVLSWDPAALDGLGRFTLASDAGSSPDFALDMRTAASVSTADHPELAAGAFVVWSEPAAVDAEGGSVLPEAFALRGTYPNPTAGATSLVLDLPETAEVAVEVFDVLGRRALELSSLELPSGLDHAVDLDTARLPAGAYLYRVTATMPSGTAVGTGRLTIVN